The Gossypium hirsutum isolate 1008001.06 chromosome A03, Gossypium_hirsutum_v2.1, whole genome shotgun sequence genome contains the following window.
CACCGGTCAAATAGTAAACCAGTGAACCAACTCCCTCTTCCATGCAGAGAATAAGAATGGCTCGCTGTCTTACACTTGCATCCCATTTTATCTGTTGAAAAACAGCATTTCTAGCCATGGCTCTCAATTGAAAAGCAGAATCAAGGACGATATAACAACATATATCAGATTAgttgtcaaaaaaaaaatatttaaaaaaaaaatacaatgctTCACCTTTAAACATGCAACAAATGCCCAAAACCAACATCTAATCTAAAAGACAGCTGCAGCATACTGCCCTACATAACAACTGAAGCGCTAAAGCAGCATTTGGTGTCCTACCAATTGTACCAAGAAAACTCCTCATTGTTCTGCGTCTCGAGCCCCTCTTAACAAATGCATAAAAACACCAAAAACTTACTTCACATATTACACTTAATAATGTATCTATTAAGATCGTCGTTTAcgatcatcatcttcttcttcatcagaaTCACCGCTCTCTCGGAAACGTGGATTCTTCTCCTGTTGAGTCAAAATTACGGTTTCAAAATATGCAACAAAAAGGATGGATTGTAGAAATTATCATAAAAGGTGAAGCATTACCGGTCTAGCGTCATGGTCAGAGGCTCTCCTGGATTCATGATCCGAGTTTCTCTTTGAGGACTCACGTGCATAGTGGTCATCATCTCGGTGTCGCTTCCGATGGTAATCTGCTTCACCAACAATCAATCAAGTCTATGAATGGCTCAAGCGTATATCAATGTAACAAGAATAATTAGAGCAATTCACAGGTAATACCTCTCCCATGACGATaagaaccaccatgaccatggcCCCCACCATGCCTACCATCTGAAATTATAACATGTCAGTATGTTTAAATCCTTTCTCTGAGCATATTACCACCCGAAACAACATGAGATGCACATTATGGACAGAGAAGCCCATGAACACATTAGAAGTTCCATCCAGGAGATTTGCTTCGGAACAAAGGATTAAACTATGCAGGGATCAAATGATAAGTAGTAATGAGATTTATATAAACCGAGAAACAAGGGGAAAAAATAAGACCTCACAGCCAAAAGCAAACGAACTATCTATCAAGAATATGAATTAAGCCTACTTTTCCAAATATGTTCATAAATTACTATAGGAGAGGGTAATTAAGCCTACTTGCATGACAAATCCCATGCCATCCAAACTTACTTTCAAGCatcataactaaaataaataggTTTCCAACATTTAACCAAACTAACCAGTGAAAGCCTGTTTCTTCCCACTCAAGCATTTTAAAACAAGGAGAAAACGATAAGCAACATCATGGTTTTATGAGTCAAAAGAAGAAATAATGTTAACCAACACCACCAAAACTAGAGAGTCTATAGAGCTATATTTAAAAGTCTGTAGGAACTCACAATGAGGGGCCATAACCGGTGGGAATGAGCCCAGTGACCCAGCTCCATAATCTACAAGCTGTCTTTGTGCTTCCAACTCTTTTTGAACTAATTTTCCATAACCACCTCTGCGTATAGCACATTAAGGAAGAAGACAATATATGGACAAGAAGACATTCCAAAGAGACCCTAATGCTTTATTTCAACAATCATATTTGTCTATGCATAAGATCTCACAAGATAGGAAACAAGTGCTTATCCAAAATTGTAAATCAATTTTAGGCTTTCAGTATCAACATACTTATACATGGCAGGTTAGTTTCAGAATAAGATAAGAAACTCAAAGCATTAAATTCCAAACCAACAACAGAAAGGATATCAGGATCGTAATCAGTTCGATATTCATCTCGCACCTGCATAAACACATGAGAGACTGA
Protein-coding sequences here:
- the LOC107886794 gene encoding nuclear cap-binding protein subunit 2 isoform X2 — translated: MASLFKDPAKLSAYRDRRFNGSQEEFEQALLTATTVYIGNMSFYTTEEQVYELFSRAGEIKKIIMGLDKNSKTPCGFCFVLYYSREDAEDAVKYISGTILDDRPIRVDFDWGFVEGRQWGRGRSGGQVRDEYRTDYDPGRGGYGKLVQKELEAQRQLVDYGAGSLGSFPPVMAPHYGRHGGGHGHGGSYRHGRDYHRKRHRDDDHYARESSKRNSDHESRRASDHDARPEKNPRFRESGDSDEEEDDDRKRRS
- the LOC107886794 gene encoding nuclear cap-binding protein subunit 2 isoform X1, whose product is MASLFKDPAKLSAYRDRRFNGSQEEFEQALLTATTVYIGNMSFYTTEEQVYELFSRAGEIKKIIMGLDKNSKTPCGFCFVLYYSREDAEDAVKYISGTILDDRPIRVDFDWGFVEGRQWGRGRSGGQVRDEYRTDYDPGRGGYGKLVQKELEAQRQLVDYGAGSLGSFPPVMAPHYGRHGGGHGHGGSYRHGRGITYYHRKRHRDDDHYARESSKRNSDHESRRASDHDARPEKNPRFRESGDSDEEEDDDRKRRS